From Mus musculus strain C57BL/6J chromosome 17, GRCm38.p6 C57BL/6J, the proteins below share one genomic window:
- the Catsperd gene encoding cation channel sperm-associated protein subunit delta isoform X10, which translates to MNTDKLSHLTGTLGGIFHLHSMSQVGVLMVENNLGTFHYMEYPLNHSMGIAFSYKNLLEVIMKPYQRGFMVLWNQKSILVSSNSGQIVEHVRLIDQKIFTDLDVEHANINIYSVASNAYELAFLVAEDHLYYGSQSYMGTYVIKLPHQPLWSTHTSIYFEDIGILQVLTPVADPHFAAYDFDKCTVNVQSSLMDEKLALQPCNVELLESTMINTMFTIDMNSKLKLSALMIPRKGENPTPLVMVSNPHALGFKANLNEFGNTFDGNSKYKLDIELKQQHHWGNSDFNFTASIKRHAISSVTVDIADKTLSCVDLKPLSTLISVGCDMTKKIVVQNKISACTMGILNPVQLQKNYTYTIEKEAYDPINHNGEAQDDLIVFYEYKDLGCPRLVYYDKPWKPVVELWKNGIVEEIMNAEYVISEINGLVTYSYSLTAATANCRSQPQNWSTFESDIENEEPFLWNRENYVSCHEDNKDNPLLWPNVEYQVLGGQTNNKIIFGQRNGIYTFHLSVVDPYYSYCNLNTIFSVYVHGALPVTKFQPLLTILLMVTTTLLTAWLAYAIPKQLRSEKGQRLLGFCYQILQLCLGVCFCTWLRGKLRQWLRPRRVKDQNRGKVRVAQKHPET; encoded by the exons ATGAATACTGACAAACTG AGTCACCTGACAGGAACACTAGGAGGCATCTTCCACTTACATTCCATGTCTCAGGTGGGGGTACTCATGGTTGAAAATAATTTG GGCACATTTCATTACATGGAGTACCCCCTGAACCATAGTATGGGGATAGCCTTTTCATACAAGAATCTCCTTGAAGTCATTATGAAACCATACCAGAGGGGGTTTATGGTCCTCTGGAATCAGAAAAGTATATTGGTGTCCTCCAATTCAG GCCAGATTGTTGAACACGTGCGGCTGATAGATCAGAAGATCTTTACAGACTTAGATGTCGAACATGCCAACATCAACATCTACAGTGTTGCCTCAA atgcTTACGAGCTGGCTTTTTTGGTAGCAGAAGATCATCTGTACTATGGAAGTCAGAGTTACATGGGAACCTATGTAATCAAA CTGCCCCATCAGCCtctctggtctacacacacaagCATCTACTTTGAGGACATCGGCATACTGCAGGTCCTCACCCCTGTTGCTGACCCACACTTTGCAGCCTATGACTTCGACAAGTGTACAGTGAATGTGCAGTCCTCTCTCATGGATGAAAAGCTGGCGCTTCAACCATGTAAT GTGGAACTTCTGGAAAGCACCATGATAAATACAATGTTTACAATAGACATGAATAGCAAGCTGAAACTGTCTGCCCTCATGATACCCCGGAAGGGCGAGAACCCTACCCCTCTG GTCATGGTCAGCAATCCCCATGCCCTGGGGTTTAAGGCAAACCTCAATGAGTTTGGCAATACGTTTGATGGCAACTCTAAGTACAAactg GATATTGAACTCAAACAGCAGCATCACTGGGGCAACTCAGATTTCAACTTCACTGCCAG CATCAAGCGCCATGCCATCTCCTCTGTAACCGTGGACATAGCTGACAAGACACTTTCGTGTGTGGACCTAAAGCCTCTG TCCACGCTCATCTCAGTTGGCTGTGACATGACAAAGAAAATTGTTGTGCAAAA CAAGATCTCCGCCTGCACCATGGGAATCCTGAACCCCGTGCAGCTGCAGAAGAACTATACTTACACCATTGAGAA GGAAGCATACGATCCTATCAACCACAATGGTGAAGCCCAGGATGACCTGATAGTATTTTACGAGTACAAGGACCTGGGCTGCCCGCGCCTAGTCTACTATGACAAGCCGTGGAAACCTGTGGTGGAACT GTGGAAGAATGGGATTGTAGAAGAAATCATGAACGCAGAGTATGTCATCTCGGAGATAAATGGACTAGTCACCTATTCATACTCCTTGACGGCTGCCACTGCAAACTGCCGGTCACAGCCCCAGAACTGGAGCACCTTTGAATCGGATATTGAGAACGAAGAACCGTTCCTCTGGAACAGAGAG AACTATGTCAGCTGCCACGAAGACAACAAGGACAACCCCCTGCTATGGCCGAATGTCGAGTATCAGGTCTTAGGTGGCCAGACAAACAACAAGATTATTTTTGGCCAAAGAAATGGGATCTATACCTTCCATCTGTCTGTGGTAGATCCATACTACAG CTACTGCAACCTGAACACCATATTCAGCGTGTACGTGCACGGGGCCTTACCGGTGACGAAGTTCCAACCATTGCTCACCATCCTCCTGATGGTCACCACAACGCTGCTGACTGCGTGGCTGGCCTATGCTATCCCCAAACAGCTGAGGAGTGAGAAAGGCCAGCGACTTCTGGGTTTCTGCTACCAGATACTCCAGCTCTGCCTAGGGGTCTGCTTCTGCACCTGGCTGCGTGGCAAACTGAGACAGTGGCTGCGCCCCAGAAGGGTGAAAGACCAGAACAGAGGCAAGGTGCGAGTTGCCCAGAAACATCCAGAGACATAG
- the Catsperd gene encoding cation channel sperm-associated protein subunit delta isoform X3: protein MNTDKLSHLTGTLGGIFHLHSMSQVGVLMVENNLGTFHYMEYPLNHSMGIAFSYKNLLEVIMKPYQRGFMVLWNQKSILVSSNSGQIVEHVRLIDQKIFTDLDVEHANINIYSVASNAYELAFLVAEDHLYYGSQSYMGTYVIKVCLRVWLTLPHQPLWSTHTSIYFEDIGILQVLTPVADPHFAAYDFDKCTVNVQSSLMDEKLALQPCNVELLESTMINTMFTIDMNSKLKLSALMIPRKGENPTPLVMVSNPHALGFKANLNEFGNTFDGNSKYKLDIELKQQHHWGNSDFNFTASIKRHAISSVTVDIADKTLSCVDLKPLSTLISVGCDMTKKIVVQNKISACTMGILNPVQLQKNYTYTIEKWKNGIVEEIMNAEYVISEINGLVTYSYSLTAATANCRSQPQNWSTFESDIENEEPFLWNRENYVSCHEDNKDNPLLWPNVEYQVLGGQTNNKIIFGQRNGIYTFHLSVVDPYYSYCNLNTIFSVYVHGALPVTKFQPLLTILLMVTTTLLTAWLAYAIPKQLRSEKGQRLLGFCYQILQLCLGVCFCTWLRGKLRQWLRPRRVKDQNRGKVRVAQKHPET from the exons ATGAATACTGACAAACTG AGTCACCTGACAGGAACACTAGGAGGCATCTTCCACTTACATTCCATGTCTCAGGTGGGGGTACTCATGGTTGAAAATAATTTG GGCACATTTCATTACATGGAGTACCCCCTGAACCATAGTATGGGGATAGCCTTTTCATACAAGAATCTCCTTGAAGTCATTATGAAACCATACCAGAGGGGGTTTATGGTCCTCTGGAATCAGAAAAGTATATTGGTGTCCTCCAATTCAG GCCAGATTGTTGAACACGTGCGGCTGATAGATCAGAAGATCTTTACAGACTTAGATGTCGAACATGCCAACATCAACATCTACAGTGTTGCCTCAA atgcTTACGAGCTGGCTTTTTTGGTAGCAGAAGATCATCTGTACTATGGAAGTCAGAGTTACATGGGAACCTATGTAATCAAAGTGTGTCTGAGGGTTTGGCTAACG CTGCCCCATCAGCCtctctggtctacacacacaagCATCTACTTTGAGGACATCGGCATACTGCAGGTCCTCACCCCTGTTGCTGACCCACACTTTGCAGCCTATGACTTCGACAAGTGTACAGTGAATGTGCAGTCCTCTCTCATGGATGAAAAGCTGGCGCTTCAACCATGTAAT GTGGAACTTCTGGAAAGCACCATGATAAATACAATGTTTACAATAGACATGAATAGCAAGCTGAAACTGTCTGCCCTCATGATACCCCGGAAGGGCGAGAACCCTACCCCTCTG GTCATGGTCAGCAATCCCCATGCCCTGGGGTTTAAGGCAAACCTCAATGAGTTTGGCAATACGTTTGATGGCAACTCTAAGTACAAactg GATATTGAACTCAAACAGCAGCATCACTGGGGCAACTCAGATTTCAACTTCACTGCCAG CATCAAGCGCCATGCCATCTCCTCTGTAACCGTGGACATAGCTGACAAGACACTTTCGTGTGTGGACCTAAAGCCTCTG TCCACGCTCATCTCAGTTGGCTGTGACATGACAAAGAAAATTGTTGTGCAAAA CAAGATCTCCGCCTGCACCATGGGAATCCTGAACCCCGTGCAGCTGCAGAAGAACTATACTTACACCATTGAGAA GTGGAAGAATGGGATTGTAGAAGAAATCATGAACGCAGAGTATGTCATCTCGGAGATAAATGGACTAGTCACCTATTCATACTCCTTGACGGCTGCCACTGCAAACTGCCGGTCACAGCCCCAGAACTGGAGCACCTTTGAATCGGATATTGAGAACGAAGAACCGTTCCTCTGGAACAGAGAG AACTATGTCAGCTGCCACGAAGACAACAAGGACAACCCCCTGCTATGGCCGAATGTCGAGTATCAGGTCTTAGGTGGCCAGACAAACAACAAGATTATTTTTGGCCAAAGAAATGGGATCTATACCTTCCATCTGTCTGTGGTAGATCCATACTACAG CTACTGCAACCTGAACACCATATTCAGCGTGTACGTGCACGGGGCCTTACCGGTGACGAAGTTCCAACCATTGCTCACCATCCTCCTGATGGTCACCACAACGCTGCTGACTGCGTGGCTGGCCTATGCTATCCCCAAACAGCTGAGGAGTGAGAAAGGCCAGCGACTTCTGGGTTTCTGCTACCAGATACTCCAGCTCTGCCTAGGGGTCTGCTTCTGCACCTGGCTGCGTGGCAAACTGAGACAGTGGCTGCGCCCCAGAAGGGTGAAAGACCAGAACAGAGGCAAGGTGCGAGTTGCCCAGAAACATCCAGAGACATAG
- the Catsperd gene encoding cation channel sperm-associated protein subunit delta isoform X6: MNTDKLSHLTGTLGGIFHLHSMSQVGVLMVENNLGTFHYMEYPLNHSMGIAFSYKNLLEVIMKPYQRGFMVLWNQKSILVSSNSGQIVEHVRLIDQKIFTDLDVEHANINIYSVASNAYELAFLVAEDHLYYGSQSYMGTYVIKLPHQPLWSTHTSIYFEDIGILQVLTPVADPHFAAYDFDKCTVNVQSSLMDEKLALQPCNVMVSNPHALGFKANLNEFGNTFDGNSKYKLDIELKQQHHWGNSDFNFTASIKRHAISSVTVDIADKTLSCVDLKPLSTLISVGCDMTKKIVVQNKISACTMGILNPVQLQKNYTYTIEKEAYDPINHNGEAQDDLIVFYEYKDLGCPRLVYYDKPWKPVVELWKNGIVEEIMNAEYVISEINGLVTYSYSLTAATANCRSQPQNWSTFESDIENEEPFLWNRENYVSCHEDNKDNPLLWPNVEYQVLGGQTNNKIIFGQRNGIYTFHLSVVDPYYSYCNLNTIFSVYVHGALPVTKFQPLLTILLMVTTTLLTAWLAYAIPKQLRSEKGQRLLGFCYQILQLCLGVCFCTWLRGKLRQWLRPRRVKDQNRGKVRVAQKHPET, encoded by the exons ATGAATACTGACAAACTG AGTCACCTGACAGGAACACTAGGAGGCATCTTCCACTTACATTCCATGTCTCAGGTGGGGGTACTCATGGTTGAAAATAATTTG GGCACATTTCATTACATGGAGTACCCCCTGAACCATAGTATGGGGATAGCCTTTTCATACAAGAATCTCCTTGAAGTCATTATGAAACCATACCAGAGGGGGTTTATGGTCCTCTGGAATCAGAAAAGTATATTGGTGTCCTCCAATTCAG GCCAGATTGTTGAACACGTGCGGCTGATAGATCAGAAGATCTTTACAGACTTAGATGTCGAACATGCCAACATCAACATCTACAGTGTTGCCTCAA atgcTTACGAGCTGGCTTTTTTGGTAGCAGAAGATCATCTGTACTATGGAAGTCAGAGTTACATGGGAACCTATGTAATCAAA CTGCCCCATCAGCCtctctggtctacacacacaagCATCTACTTTGAGGACATCGGCATACTGCAGGTCCTCACCCCTGTTGCTGACCCACACTTTGCAGCCTATGACTTCGACAAGTGTACAGTGAATGTGCAGTCCTCTCTCATGGATGAAAAGCTGGCGCTTCAACCATGTAAT GTCATGGTCAGCAATCCCCATGCCCTGGGGTTTAAGGCAAACCTCAATGAGTTTGGCAATACGTTTGATGGCAACTCTAAGTACAAactg GATATTGAACTCAAACAGCAGCATCACTGGGGCAACTCAGATTTCAACTTCACTGCCAG CATCAAGCGCCATGCCATCTCCTCTGTAACCGTGGACATAGCTGACAAGACACTTTCGTGTGTGGACCTAAAGCCTCTG TCCACGCTCATCTCAGTTGGCTGTGACATGACAAAGAAAATTGTTGTGCAAAA CAAGATCTCCGCCTGCACCATGGGAATCCTGAACCCCGTGCAGCTGCAGAAGAACTATACTTACACCATTGAGAA GGAAGCATACGATCCTATCAACCACAATGGTGAAGCCCAGGATGACCTGATAGTATTTTACGAGTACAAGGACCTGGGCTGCCCGCGCCTAGTCTACTATGACAAGCCGTGGAAACCTGTGGTGGAACT GTGGAAGAATGGGATTGTAGAAGAAATCATGAACGCAGAGTATGTCATCTCGGAGATAAATGGACTAGTCACCTATTCATACTCCTTGACGGCTGCCACTGCAAACTGCCGGTCACAGCCCCAGAACTGGAGCACCTTTGAATCGGATATTGAGAACGAAGAACCGTTCCTCTGGAACAGAGAG AACTATGTCAGCTGCCACGAAGACAACAAGGACAACCCCCTGCTATGGCCGAATGTCGAGTATCAGGTCTTAGGTGGCCAGACAAACAACAAGATTATTTTTGGCCAAAGAAATGGGATCTATACCTTCCATCTGTCTGTGGTAGATCCATACTACAG CTACTGCAACCTGAACACCATATTCAGCGTGTACGTGCACGGGGCCTTACCGGTGACGAAGTTCCAACCATTGCTCACCATCCTCCTGATGGTCACCACAACGCTGCTGACTGCGTGGCTGGCCTATGCTATCCCCAAACAGCTGAGGAGTGAGAAAGGCCAGCGACTTCTGGGTTTCTGCTACCAGATACTCCAGCTCTGCCTAGGGGTCTGCTTCTGCACCTGGCTGCGTGGCAAACTGAGACAGTGGCTGCGCCCCAGAAGGGTGAAAGACCAGAACAGAGGCAAGGTGCGAGTTGCCCAGAAACATCCAGAGACATAG
- the Catsperd gene encoding cation channel sperm-associated protein subunit delta isoform X9: MNTDKLSHLTGTLGGIFHLHSMSQVGVLMVENNLGTFHYMEYPLNHSMGIAFSYKNLLEVIMKPYQRGFMVLWNQKSILVSSNSGQIVEHVRLIDQKIFTDLDVEHANINIYSVASNAYELAFLVAEDHLYYGSQSYMGTYVIKVCLRVWLTLPHQPLWSTHTSIYFEDIGILQVLTPVADPHFAAYDFDKCTVNVQSSLMDEKLALQPCNVELLESTMINTMFTIDMNSKLKLSALMIPRKGENPTPLVMVSNPHALGFKANLNEFGNTFDGNSKYKLDIELKQQHHWGNSDFNFTASIKRHAISSVTVDIADKTLSCVDLKPLSTLISVGCDMTKKIVVQNKISACTMGILNPVQLQKNYTYTIEKEAYDPINHNGEAQDDLIVFYEYKDLGCPRLVYYDKPWKPVVELWKNGIVEEIMNAEYVISEINGLVTYSYSLTAATANCRSQPQNWSTFESDIENEEPFLWNRENYVSCHEDNKDNPLLWPNVEYQVLGGQTNNKIIFGQRNGIYTFHLSVVDPYYSYCNLNTIFSVYVHGALPVTKFQPLLTILLMVTTTLLTAWLAYAIPKQLRSEKGQRLLGFCYQILQLCLGVCFCTWLRGKLRQWLRPRRVKDQNRGKVRVAQKHPET; the protein is encoded by the exons ATGAATACTGACAAACTG AGTCACCTGACAGGAACACTAGGAGGCATCTTCCACTTACATTCCATGTCTCAGGTGGGGGTACTCATGGTTGAAAATAATTTG GGCACATTTCATTACATGGAGTACCCCCTGAACCATAGTATGGGGATAGCCTTTTCATACAAGAATCTCCTTGAAGTCATTATGAAACCATACCAGAGGGGGTTTATGGTCCTCTGGAATCAGAAAAGTATATTGGTGTCCTCCAATTCAG GCCAGATTGTTGAACACGTGCGGCTGATAGATCAGAAGATCTTTACAGACTTAGATGTCGAACATGCCAACATCAACATCTACAGTGTTGCCTCAA atgcTTACGAGCTGGCTTTTTTGGTAGCAGAAGATCATCTGTACTATGGAAGTCAGAGTTACATGGGAACCTATGTAATCAAAGTGTGTCTGAGGGTTTGGCTAACG CTGCCCCATCAGCCtctctggtctacacacacaagCATCTACTTTGAGGACATCGGCATACTGCAGGTCCTCACCCCTGTTGCTGACCCACACTTTGCAGCCTATGACTTCGACAAGTGTACAGTGAATGTGCAGTCCTCTCTCATGGATGAAAAGCTGGCGCTTCAACCATGTAAT GTGGAACTTCTGGAAAGCACCATGATAAATACAATGTTTACAATAGACATGAATAGCAAGCTGAAACTGTCTGCCCTCATGATACCCCGGAAGGGCGAGAACCCTACCCCTCTG GTCATGGTCAGCAATCCCCATGCCCTGGGGTTTAAGGCAAACCTCAATGAGTTTGGCAATACGTTTGATGGCAACTCTAAGTACAAactg GATATTGAACTCAAACAGCAGCATCACTGGGGCAACTCAGATTTCAACTTCACTGCCAG CATCAAGCGCCATGCCATCTCCTCTGTAACCGTGGACATAGCTGACAAGACACTTTCGTGTGTGGACCTAAAGCCTCTG TCCACGCTCATCTCAGTTGGCTGTGACATGACAAAGAAAATTGTTGTGCAAAA CAAGATCTCCGCCTGCACCATGGGAATCCTGAACCCCGTGCAGCTGCAGAAGAACTATACTTACACCATTGAGAA GGAAGCATACGATCCTATCAACCACAATGGTGAAGCCCAGGATGACCTGATAGTATTTTACGAGTACAAGGACCTGGGCTGCCCGCGCCTAGTCTACTATGACAAGCCGTGGAAACCTGTGGTGGAACT GTGGAAGAATGGGATTGTAGAAGAAATCATGAACGCAGAGTATGTCATCTCGGAGATAAATGGACTAGTCACCTATTCATACTCCTTGACGGCTGCCACTGCAAACTGCCGGTCACAGCCCCAGAACTGGAGCACCTTTGAATCGGATATTGAGAACGAAGAACCGTTCCTCTGGAACAGAGAG AACTATGTCAGCTGCCACGAAGACAACAAGGACAACCCCCTGCTATGGCCGAATGTCGAGTATCAGGTCTTAGGTGGCCAGACAAACAACAAGATTATTTTTGGCCAAAGAAATGGGATCTATACCTTCCATCTGTCTGTGGTAGATCCATACTACAG CTACTGCAACCTGAACACCATATTCAGCGTGTACGTGCACGGGGCCTTACCGGTGACGAAGTTCCAACCATTGCTCACCATCCTCCTGATGGTCACCACAACGCTGCTGACTGCGTGGCTGGCCTATGCTATCCCCAAACAGCTGAGGAGTGAGAAAGGCCAGCGACTTCTGGGTTTCTGCTACCAGATACTCCAGCTCTGCCTAGGGGTCTGCTTCTGCACCTGGCTGCGTGGCAAACTGAGACAGTGGCTGCGCCCCAGAAGGGTGAAAGACCAGAACAGAGGCAAGGTGCGAGTTGCCCAGAAACATCCAGAGACATAG
- the Catsperd gene encoding cation channel sperm-associated protein subunit delta isoform 2 (isoform 2 is encoded by transcript variant 2), whose amino-acid sequence MNTDKLSHLTGTLGGIFHLHSMSQVGVLMVENNLGTFHYMEYPLNHSMGIAFSYKNLLEVIMKPYQRGFMVLWNQKSILVSSNSGQIVEHVRLIDQKIFTDLDVEHANINIYSVASNAYELAFLVAEDHLYYGSQSYMGTYVIKVCLRVWLTLPHQPLWSTHTSIYFEDIGILQVLTPVADPHFAAYDFDKCTVNVQSSLMDEKLALQPCNVMVSNPHALGFKANLNEFGNTFDGNSKYKLDIELKQQHHWGNSDFNFTASKISACTMGILNPVQLQKNYTYTIEKWKNGIVEEIMNAEYVISEINGLVTYSYSLTAATANCRSQPQNWSTFESDIENEEPFLWNRENYVSCHEDNKDNPLLWPNVEYQVLGGQTNNKIIFGQRNGIYTFHLSVVDPYYSYCNLNTIFSVYVHGALPVTKFQPLLTILLMVTTTLLTAWLAYAIPKQLRSEKGQRLLGFCYQILQLCLGVCFCTWLRGKLRQWLRPRRVKDQNRGKVRVAQKHPET is encoded by the exons ATGAATACTGACAAACTG AGTCACCTGACAGGAACACTAGGAGGCATCTTCCACTTACATTCCATGTCTCAGGTGGGGGTACTCATGGTTGAAAATAATTTG GGCACATTTCATTACATGGAGTACCCCCTGAACCATAGTATGGGGATAGCCTTTTCATACAAGAATCTCCTTGAAGTCATTATGAAACCATACCAGAGGGGGTTTATGGTCCTCTGGAATCAGAAAAGTATATTGGTGTCCTCCAATTCAG GCCAGATTGTTGAACACGTGCGGCTGATAGATCAGAAGATCTTTACAGACTTAGATGTCGAACATGCCAACATCAACATCTACAGTGTTGCCTCAA atgcTTACGAGCTGGCTTTTTTGGTAGCAGAAGATCATCTGTACTATGGAAGTCAGAGTTACATGGGAACCTATGTAATCAAAGTGTGTCTGAGGGTTTGGCTAACG CTGCCCCATCAGCCtctctggtctacacacacaagCATCTACTTTGAGGACATCGGCATACTGCAGGTCCTCACCCCTGTTGCTGACCCACACTTTGCAGCCTATGACTTCGACAAGTGTACAGTGAATGTGCAGTCCTCTCTCATGGATGAAAAGCTGGCGCTTCAACCATGTAAT GTCATGGTCAGCAATCCCCATGCCCTGGGGTTTAAGGCAAACCTCAATGAGTTTGGCAATACGTTTGATGGCAACTCTAAGTACAAactg GATATTGAACTCAAACAGCAGCATCACTGGGGCAACTCAGATTTCAACTTCACTGCCAG CAAGATCTCCGCCTGCACCATGGGAATCCTGAACCCCGTGCAGCTGCAGAAGAACTATACTTACACCATTGAGAA GTGGAAGAATGGGATTGTAGAAGAAATCATGAACGCAGAGTATGTCATCTCGGAGATAAATGGACTAGTCACCTATTCATACTCCTTGACGGCTGCCACTGCAAACTGCCGGTCACAGCCCCAGAACTGGAGCACCTTTGAATCGGATATTGAGAACGAAGAACCGTTCCTCTGGAACAGAGAG AACTATGTCAGCTGCCACGAAGACAACAAGGACAACCCCCTGCTATGGCCGAATGTCGAGTATCAGGTCTTAGGTGGCCAGACAAACAACAAGATTATTTTTGGCCAAAGAAATGGGATCTATACCTTCCATCTGTCTGTGGTAGATCCATACTACAG CTACTGCAACCTGAACACCATATTCAGCGTGTACGTGCACGGGGCCTTACCGGTGACGAAGTTCCAACCATTGCTCACCATCCTCCTGATGGTCACCACAACGCTGCTGACTGCGTGGCTGGCCTATGCTATCCCCAAACAGCTGAGGAGTGAGAAAGGCCAGCGACTTCTGGGTTTCTGCTACCAGATACTCCAGCTCTGCCTAGGGGTCTGCTTCTGCACCTGGCTGCGTGGCAAACTGAGACAGTGGCTGCGCCCCAGAAGGGTGAAAGACCAGAACAGAGGCAAGGTGCGAGTTGCCCAGAAACATCCAGAGACATAG
- the Catsperd gene encoding cation channel sperm-associated protein subunit delta isoform X2: MNTDKLSHLTGTLGGIFHLHSMSQVGVLMVENNLGTFHYMEYPLNHSMGIAFSYKNLLEVIMKPYQRGFMVLWNQKSILVSSNSGQIVEHVRLIDQKIFTDLDVEHANINIYSVASNAYELAFLVAEDHLYYGSQSYMGTYVIKVCLRVWLTLPHQPLWSTHTSIYFEDIGILQVLTPVADPHFAAYDFDKCTVNVQSSLMDEKLALQPCNVMVSNPHALGFKANLNEFGNTFDGNSKYKLDIELKQQHHWGNSDFNFTASIKRHAISSVTVDIADKTLSCVDLKPLSTLISVGCDMTKKIVVQNKISACTMGILNPVQLQKNYTYTIEKEAYDPINHNGEAQDDLIVFYEYKDLGCPRLVYYDKPWKPVVELWKNGIVEEIMNAEYVISEINGLVTYSYSLTAATANCRSQPQNWSTFESDIENEEPFLWNRENYVSCHEDNKDNPLLWPNVEYQVLGGQTNNKIIFGQRNGIYTFHLSVVDPYYSYCNLNTIFSVYVHGALPVTKFQPLLTILLMVTTTLLTAWLAYAIPKQLRSEKGQRLLGFCYQILQLCLGVCFCTWLRGKLRQWLRPRRVKDQNRGKVRVAQKHPET; the protein is encoded by the exons ATGAATACTGACAAACTG AGTCACCTGACAGGAACACTAGGAGGCATCTTCCACTTACATTCCATGTCTCAGGTGGGGGTACTCATGGTTGAAAATAATTTG GGCACATTTCATTACATGGAGTACCCCCTGAACCATAGTATGGGGATAGCCTTTTCATACAAGAATCTCCTTGAAGTCATTATGAAACCATACCAGAGGGGGTTTATGGTCCTCTGGAATCAGAAAAGTATATTGGTGTCCTCCAATTCAG GCCAGATTGTTGAACACGTGCGGCTGATAGATCAGAAGATCTTTACAGACTTAGATGTCGAACATGCCAACATCAACATCTACAGTGTTGCCTCAA atgcTTACGAGCTGGCTTTTTTGGTAGCAGAAGATCATCTGTACTATGGAAGTCAGAGTTACATGGGAACCTATGTAATCAAAGTGTGTCTGAGGGTTTGGCTAACG CTGCCCCATCAGCCtctctggtctacacacacaagCATCTACTTTGAGGACATCGGCATACTGCAGGTCCTCACCCCTGTTGCTGACCCACACTTTGCAGCCTATGACTTCGACAAGTGTACAGTGAATGTGCAGTCCTCTCTCATGGATGAAAAGCTGGCGCTTCAACCATGTAAT GTCATGGTCAGCAATCCCCATGCCCTGGGGTTTAAGGCAAACCTCAATGAGTTTGGCAATACGTTTGATGGCAACTCTAAGTACAAactg GATATTGAACTCAAACAGCAGCATCACTGGGGCAACTCAGATTTCAACTTCACTGCCAG CATCAAGCGCCATGCCATCTCCTCTGTAACCGTGGACATAGCTGACAAGACACTTTCGTGTGTGGACCTAAAGCCTCTG TCCACGCTCATCTCAGTTGGCTGTGACATGACAAAGAAAATTGTTGTGCAAAA CAAGATCTCCGCCTGCACCATGGGAATCCTGAACCCCGTGCAGCTGCAGAAGAACTATACTTACACCATTGAGAA GGAAGCATACGATCCTATCAACCACAATGGTGAAGCCCAGGATGACCTGATAGTATTTTACGAGTACAAGGACCTGGGCTGCCCGCGCCTAGTCTACTATGACAAGCCGTGGAAACCTGTGGTGGAACT GTGGAAGAATGGGATTGTAGAAGAAATCATGAACGCAGAGTATGTCATCTCGGAGATAAATGGACTAGTCACCTATTCATACTCCTTGACGGCTGCCACTGCAAACTGCCGGTCACAGCCCCAGAACTGGAGCACCTTTGAATCGGATATTGAGAACGAAGAACCGTTCCTCTGGAACAGAGAG AACTATGTCAGCTGCCACGAAGACAACAAGGACAACCCCCTGCTATGGCCGAATGTCGAGTATCAGGTCTTAGGTGGCCAGACAAACAACAAGATTATTTTTGGCCAAAGAAATGGGATCTATACCTTCCATCTGTCTGTGGTAGATCCATACTACAG CTACTGCAACCTGAACACCATATTCAGCGTGTACGTGCACGGGGCCTTACCGGTGACGAAGTTCCAACCATTGCTCACCATCCTCCTGATGGTCACCACAACGCTGCTGACTGCGTGGCTGGCCTATGCTATCCCCAAACAGCTGAGGAGTGAGAAAGGCCAGCGACTTCTGGGTTTCTGCTACCAGATACTCCAGCTCTGCCTAGGGGTCTGCTTCTGCACCTGGCTGCGTGGCAAACTGAGACAGTGGCTGCGCCCCAGAAGGGTGAAAGACCAGAACAGAGGCAAGGTGCGAGTTGCCCAGAAACATCCAGAGACATAG